One Halobacterium zhouii genomic region harbors:
- the hutU gene encoding urocanate hydratase has translation MDDTEADFEVGEPSAQWRDYQGAPTGTDIECEGWRQEAALRMLNNNLDPEVAEKPEDLVVYGGTGRAARSWDAYDGILEQLRELGGEETLLVQSGKPVGVFETHEQAPRVLIANSNLVGKWDNWEHFHELEAEGLIMYGQMTAGSWAYIGTQGIIQGTFETLAELAEQHYPENDGLRGKIVSTGGLGGMGGAQPLAVTMNHGVCIAAEVDEDRIDRRIETGYCMEKTDDLDEAIRKAKEAAEAGEPYSIGVHVNAADMLEGMLERGFVPDVVTDQTSAHDELEGYYPSGYTVQEADELREEDPETYVEESLDTMERHVAGILGLQDEGAVAFEYGNNIRGQVQDHRGDVTTTAGETHDAFDYPGFVPAFIRPLFCRGKGPFRWVALSGDPDDIHRTDEAVKELFPEKEALHRWIDLAQEQVQFQGLPSRVCWLGYHAGDDEDALTERARFALRINELVAEGEIGAPVVVTRDHLDAGSVASPNRETEAMKDGSDAVADWPILNALLNCAAGADIVSVHDGGGVGIGNALHANNHVVLDGSDLAAEKARRVFTTDPGMGVIRHADAGYEEAIEEAAESGVTVPMAESNRDTGAENR, from the coding sequence ATGGACGACACCGAAGCCGACTTCGAGGTGGGCGAGCCATCAGCGCAGTGGCGCGATTATCAGGGTGCGCCCACGGGCACCGACATCGAGTGCGAGGGGTGGCGACAGGAGGCCGCGCTCCGCATGCTCAACAACAACCTCGACCCAGAGGTGGCGGAGAAACCCGAGGACCTCGTCGTGTACGGTGGCACGGGGCGCGCGGCACGCTCGTGGGACGCGTACGACGGCATCCTCGAGCAACTCCGGGAACTGGGCGGCGAGGAGACGCTGCTCGTACAGTCGGGCAAACCCGTGGGAGTCTTCGAGACGCACGAGCAGGCGCCCCGGGTACTCATCGCGAACTCGAATCTCGTCGGGAAGTGGGACAACTGGGAGCACTTCCACGAACTCGAAGCGGAGGGCCTCATCATGTACGGCCAGATGACCGCGGGGTCGTGGGCGTACATCGGCACGCAGGGCATCATTCAGGGCACGTTCGAGACGCTGGCAGAACTCGCCGAACAGCACTACCCGGAGAACGACGGCTTGCGCGGGAAGATCGTCTCCACCGGCGGTCTCGGCGGGATGGGCGGCGCGCAACCGCTCGCGGTGACGATGAACCACGGCGTCTGCATCGCTGCCGAGGTCGACGAGGACCGCATCGACCGGCGCATCGAGACCGGCTACTGCATGGAGAAAACCGACGACCTGGACGAGGCCATCCGGAAGGCAAAGGAGGCCGCCGAGGCCGGTGAACCGTACTCCATCGGCGTCCACGTCAACGCCGCGGACATGCTAGAGGGGATGCTGGAGCGTGGGTTCGTGCCGGACGTGGTGACGGACCAGACGAGCGCACACGACGAACTCGAGGGTTACTACCCGAGCGGGTACACTGTCCAGGAAGCCGACGAACTCCGCGAGGAGGACCCCGAGACGTACGTCGAGGAGAGCCTCGACACGATGGAGCGCCACGTCGCTGGCATCCTCGGCCTGCAGGACGAGGGCGCGGTCGCGTTCGAGTACGGCAACAACATCCGCGGGCAGGTGCAGGACCACCGCGGCGACGTCACGACGACAGCGGGCGAGACCCACGACGCCTTCGACTACCCGGGGTTCGTTCCGGCGTTCATCCGTCCGCTGTTCTGCCGCGGGAAGGGTCCCTTCCGCTGGGTCGCGCTCTCCGGTGACCCCGACGACATCCACCGGACGGACGAGGCCGTGAAGGAACTGTTCCCGGAGAAAGAGGCGCTCCATCGCTGGATCGACCTCGCGCAGGAACAGGTGCAGTTCCAGGGCCTCCCCTCTCGGGTGTGCTGGCTCGGCTACCACGCGGGAGACGATGAAGACGCGCTCACCGAGCGCGCCCGCTTCGCGCTCCGCATCAACGAACTCGTCGCAGAAGGCGAAATCGGCGCGCCCGTGGTCGTCACCCGCGACCACCTCGACGCCGGGTCGGTCGCCAGTCCGAACCGAGAGACGGAAGCGATGAAGGACGGCTCGGACGCCGTCGCAGACTGGCCGATTCTGAACGCACTGCTGAACTGCGCGGCGGGCGCGGACATCGTGAGTGTCCACGACGGCGGCGGCGTCGGCATCGGGAACGCGCTGCACGCGAACAACCACGTGGTCCTCGACGGGAGCGACCTCGCGGCGGAGAAGGCCCGACGCGTGTTCACGACGGACCCCGGAATGGGCGTGATTCGGCACGCCGACGCGGGCTACGAGGAAGCTATCGAGGAGGCCGCGGAGTCGGGCGTCACCGTCCCGATGGCGGAGTCGAACCGAGACACGGGGGCGGAGAACCGATGA
- the hutG gene encoding formimidoylglutamase, which translates to MNLTPAPEWTGTSADPNDDQFGDQVEEAVLETASDYDAVLVGEPYDGAVIGRKGAAEGPDEIRESLAGLKTHHFDEGPVTSVGDLGNVAGAADADSVSDAQSMFQEVAERVHDLGALPVFVGGDNSLSYANASPLLERGTLGVVSFDAHLDCREVRGDPSSGTPYRQLFEAGLDSLAVVGARDFETSTAYADYLDEQGGTVVTAESVGRDPDGALADATAVLDDVDQLYVSVDIDVLDAAYPGSSAPTPGGLQPRELFRLVRHLAGDDRVVGFEIVETAPPLDSNGRTVAAAARTIAHFLAGYSE; encoded by the coding sequence ATGAATCTGACACCGGCGCCCGAGTGGACGGGCACGTCCGCCGACCCGAACGACGACCAGTTCGGTGACCAGGTGGAGGAAGCCGTGCTCGAAACTGCGTCGGACTACGACGCGGTGCTCGTCGGCGAACCGTACGACGGCGCCGTCATCGGCCGGAAAGGCGCCGCCGAGGGCCCGGACGAAATCCGGGAGTCGCTCGCCGGTCTGAAAACCCACCACTTCGACGAGGGCCCGGTCACGTCGGTCGGCGACCTCGGCAACGTGGCGGGGGCCGCGGACGCCGACAGTGTGTCCGACGCACAGTCGATGTTTCAGGAGGTCGCGGAGCGTGTTCACGACCTCGGCGCGCTGCCGGTGTTCGTCGGCGGCGACAACTCGCTGTCGTACGCGAACGCCAGCCCGCTCCTCGAGCGCGGGACGCTCGGCGTCGTCAGCTTCGACGCGCACCTCGACTGCCGGGAAGTCCGCGGTGACCCCTCGAGCGGGACGCCGTACCGCCAGTTGTTCGAAGCGGGACTCGACTCGCTCGCCGTCGTCGGCGCGCGCGACTTCGAAACGTCGACTGCGTACGCGGACTACCTCGACGAGCAGGGCGGGACGGTCGTCACCGCGGAGTCGGTCGGCCGAGACCCAGACGGTGCACTCGCTGACGCGACGGCGGTGCTGGACGACGTCGACCAGCTGTACGTGAGCGTGGACATCGACGTTCTCGACGCCGCGTATCCGGGGTCGAGCGCACCGACGCCGGGTGGTCTTCAGCCCAGAGAACTGTTCCGGCTGGTGCGCCACCTCGCCGGTGACGACAGGGTCGTCGGCTTCGAGATAGTCGAGACCGCACCGCCACTCGACTCGAACGGACGGACTGTCGCGGCCGCCGCGCGAACGATTGCCCACTTCCTCGCGGGGTACAGCGAGTGA